One window of the Chitinophaga niabensis genome contains the following:
- a CDS encoding winged helix-turn-helix transcriptional regulator: MSKKDKCIVGNNDECAKARLTIQDTLDIVGGKWKLVLISILREGKLRFRELSREANITPRILSKELQELEMNGLVTRTVRNTKPVTVEYELTPYSETLSEVIIALHNWGKNHRKRVLENELHVKDLQSA; this comes from the coding sequence ATGTCTAAAAAAGATAAATGCATTGTTGGAAACAACGATGAATGTGCAAAAGCAAGATTAACCATCCAGGATACACTTGATATCGTAGGTGGTAAATGGAAGCTGGTATTAATATCCATTTTAAGAGAAGGAAAGCTGCGATTCCGCGAATTGTCGCGCGAAGCAAATATAACACCGAGGATATTATCCAAAGAACTGCAGGAGTTAGAAATGAACGGGCTTGTTACCCGAACTGTACGCAATACAAAACCAGTTACAGTTGAGTATGAGTTAACGCCTTATAGCGAAACGCTTTCCGAAGTAATTATTGCCTTGCATAATTGGGGCAAAAATCATCGTAAACGAGTACTTGAAAATGAACTGCATGTGAAAGATTTGCAGAGCGCTTAA
- a CDS encoding pirin family protein, translating to MLQKINKALFVGSGPIRILYPGRVNSVTDTGIGSIGRIDHPEIHGNPVIKLHPHINDEILSYFRTGEAEHTDSEGYVRMIGKNTLMLMKAGKLFYHEEKIFGDEEPMEGLQIFIRPGKKDLQPSVTFLELDSLHSENAWRLLASPTSETTFQFSSQTWLYDMKLLKNSNVQLPALPKDNLTCILYVFKGQVQVNSDVILEKKEGIVIKGENIELASKAEEAELVLFVTDESAEFFAGGMYSGNQA from the coding sequence ATGTTACAGAAAATAAATAAAGCCTTGTTCGTAGGTAGTGGCCCAATCAGGATATTGTATCCTGGCCGGGTAAATTCAGTTACGGATACTGGTATAGGCAGTATTGGAAGAATTGACCATCCGGAAATTCACGGAAACCCGGTAATTAAATTGCACCCACACATTAACGATGAAATACTCTCTTATTTCAGGACAGGAGAAGCCGAGCACACTGATTCGGAAGGTTATGTGCGGATGATTGGGAAGAACACCCTTATGCTCATGAAAGCGGGCAAGCTGTTCTACCACGAGGAAAAGATTTTTGGTGATGAAGAACCAATGGAAGGTCTGCAGATATTTATTCGCCCAGGTAAAAAGGACCTCCAGCCGAGTGTAACTTTTCTTGAACTGGATTCCCTCCACAGCGAAAACGCATGGCGATTACTGGCCAGCCCTACATCCGAAACTACTTTTCAGTTCAGCAGCCAAACATGGTTGTATGATATGAAATTGTTGAAAAATTCCAATGTTCAGCTTCCCGCCTTACCAAAAGACAACCTTACCTGCATACTATATGTGTTCAAGGGCCAGGTGCAGGTAAACAGTGATGTCATACTGGAGAAAAAGGAAGGGATTGTTATTAAAGGTGAAAACATTGAATTGGCATCAAAAGCGGAAGAAGCCGAACTGGTATTGTTCGTAACAGACGAATCGGCTGAATTTTTTGCTGGCGGCATGTACAGCGGTAATCAGGCATAA